In Pelmatolapia mariae isolate MD_Pm_ZW linkage group LG13, Pm_UMD_F_2, whole genome shotgun sequence, a genomic segment contains:
- the btbd3b gene encoding BTB/POZ domain-containing protein 3, with translation MVDAKGRNMKCLTFFLMLPESVKSKSSKSSKKGNASGSSKLPPVCYEIITLRSKKKKKMAADIFPTKKPASTTTVQQYQQQNLNNNNTIQNCNWQGLYSTIRERNSVMFNNELMADVHFVVGQPGRTQRLPGHRYVLAVGSSVFHAMFYGELAENKDEIHIPDVEPAAFLAMLKYIYCDEIDLSADTVLATLYAAKKYIVPHLARACVNFLETSLSAKNACVLLSQSCLFEEPELTQRCWEVIDAQAELALRSEGFCDIDAQTLESILQRETLNAKEIVVFEAALSWAEAECQRQELTSSTDNKRKVLGKAMYLIRIPTMALDDFANGAAQSGVLTLNETNDIFLWYTAAKKPELQFVSQPRKGLTPQRCHRFQSCAYRSNQWRYRGRCDSIQFAVDKRVFIAGFGLYGSSCGSAEYSAKIELKRQGVLLGQNLSKYFSDGSSNTFPVWFEYPVQIEPDTFYTASVVLDGNELSYFGQEGMTEVQCGKVTFQFQCSSDSTNGTGVQGGQIPELIFYA, from the exons ATGGTCGATGCCAAGGGAAGGAACATGAAATGTCTGACTTTCTTCTTAATGCTTCCTGAGTCAGTGAAAAGCAAGTCAAGTAAAAGCTCCAAGAAAGGGAATGCGAGTGGCAGCTCCAAGCTGCCCCCAGTCTGTTATGAGATAATCACACTTAGgagcaagaaaaagaagaagatggcAGCGGatatttttcccaccaaaaaGCCGGCATCCACCACCACAGTGCAACAGTACCAGCAGCAGAacctcaacaacaacaacacaattcAGAACTGTAACTGGCAGGGACTCTACTCCACTATAAGAGAGAG AAATTCTGTGATGTTCAACAATGAGCTGATGGCAGATGTTCACTTTGTTGTGGGTCAGCCTGGAAGGACCCAGCGACTTCCGGGACACAGA TATGTGTTGGCTGTGGGCAGCTCGGTGTTTCATGCCATGTTTTACGGTGAACTTGCTGAGAACAAGGATGAAATCCACATACCAGATGTGGAACCGGCAGCATTTCTGGCAATGCTGAA GTACATTTACTGTGATGAAATTGACCTGAGTGCTGACACAGTGTTGGCCACTCTTTACGCTGCCAAGAAGTACATTGTCCCTCACCTGGCACGTGCCTGTGTCAACTTCCTGGAGACCAGTCTGAGTGCCAAGAACGCCTGCGTGTTGCTCTCTCAGAGCTGCCTGTTCGAGGAGCCAGAGCTGACGCAGCGCTGCTGGGAGGTGATTGATGCCCAGGCCGAGCTGGCGTTACGCTCAGAGGGCTTCTGCGACATCGATGCCCAAACCCTGGAGAGTATCCTACAGCGGGAAACACTCAACGCTAAAGAGATAGTGGTATTTGAGGCTGCACTTAGCTGGGCAGAGGCCGAGTGCCAGAGACAAGAGCTCACCTCGTCGACTGACAACAAGCGTAAGGTTTTGGGCAAGGCCATGTACCTGATACGTATCCCTACGATGGCTCTGGATGATTTCGCCAATGGAGCAGCCCAGTCGGGCGTGCTGACGCTTAATGAGACCAATGACATCTTCCTGTGGTATACAGCTGCCAAGAAGCCAGAGCTGCAGTTTGTCAGTCAGCCTAGGAAGGGCCTCACCCCCCAGCGTTGCCACAGATTCCAGTCCTGTGCCTACCGAAGCAATCAGTGGCGCTATCGGGGCCGCTGTGACAGTATACAGTTTGCAGTGGATAAAAGAGTTTTCATTGCTGGGTTTGGACTGTATGGATCTAGCTGTGGCTCAGCAGAGTACAGCGCCAAGATCGAGCTGAAACGTCAAGGAGTACTGCTTGGACAAAACCTCAGCAAATACTTCTCTGACGGTTCCAGCAACACTTTCCCGGTGTGGTTTGAGTATCCGGTCCAGATCGAGCCAGATACCTTCTACACCGCCAGCGTGGTTCTCGACGGGAATGAGTTGAGCTACTTTGGACAGGAAGGAATGACAGAAGTACAGTGCGGGAAAGTAACATTTCAATTCCAGTGCTCCTCAGACAGCACTAACGGCACTGGCGTGCAAGGAGGGCAGATCCCAGAACTTATCTTCTATGCTTGA